The Candidatus Baltobacteraceae bacterium genome includes a window with the following:
- a CDS encoding peptide ABC transporter substrate-binding protein, which translates to MIDRAAFFIGCLALVSSSASYAATPELRVALAEEPDSVNPLTGTLVVDNDISALVYDGLTRFDDRRNQIPDLAEAVPTLKNGGISADGKVLTYHLVRNARWHDGVPVTSRDVAFSLAAYRNPKLNAGSNSHFDNIVRIETPDKRTVRIVLTRPWAPALTAFAGGSNGVVLPEHLLSAKADLNRVDFVDPEFGSGPYSLTAWHRGSDMTFAANPSYFRGVPHIARIRLVFLENGNTMVTAIRSGAIDLADNVSVSTYEAARGAPLKTEMNARSSWDHLTFNTSKGPLADVRVRRALCYGFDADRIFTTIYHGLGVRGPVAENPRTSWYDSQLHYYAYSPSKAAALLDAAGWHLGSDGLRERDGRPLSLTFVTTAGNQTREQAQIFLQSSWQQIGIGTIIKNAPAAVLYAPASSGGLVYSGKFDVALNGIVSAADPSLWDINSSDAVPPKGQNLSWFADPELTSLENRAASTYDVASRKRLYDHIQEIELSDLPYYVLRWNEIISMHAPRLHGVHPSMTESTFWNVASWSWN; encoded by the coding sequence ATGATCGACCGTGCCGCCTTCTTCATCGGCTGTCTAGCGCTCGTTTCATCGAGTGCAAGTTATGCGGCGACTCCGGAGCTTCGTGTCGCGCTCGCTGAGGAACCCGACTCGGTGAACCCGCTCACCGGCACGCTGGTAGTCGATAACGATATCTCTGCGCTCGTTTATGACGGGCTGACGCGCTTCGATGACCGTCGCAATCAGATCCCCGACCTTGCCGAAGCCGTTCCAACGCTGAAGAATGGGGGCATTTCAGCGGATGGGAAGGTGCTGACCTATCACCTCGTGCGGAATGCGCGTTGGCATGATGGCGTGCCGGTGACATCAAGGGACGTAGCCTTCTCGCTGGCCGCCTATCGCAATCCGAAACTGAACGCCGGCAGCAACAGCCACTTCGACAATATCGTTCGCATCGAAACGCCGGATAAGCGTACGGTACGGATCGTCTTGACGCGTCCCTGGGCGCCAGCCCTTACGGCCTTCGCCGGTGGAAGCAACGGAGTCGTCCTGCCGGAGCACTTACTTTCGGCGAAAGCTGATCTTAATCGCGTCGATTTCGTCGACCCCGAATTCGGCAGCGGTCCCTACAGCCTGACCGCCTGGCATCGCGGCAGCGACATGACATTCGCGGCAAATCCCTCGTACTTTCGCGGTGTGCCGCACATCGCCCGAATACGCCTCGTCTTTCTCGAGAACGGCAACACCATGGTCACGGCGATACGATCCGGCGCCATCGATCTCGCCGACAACGTCAGTGTGTCCACGTACGAAGCGGCGCGCGGTGCGCCGCTAAAGACGGAAATGAACGCTCGATCGAGCTGGGATCACCTTACGTTCAATACAAGTAAAGGTCCACTTGCCGACGTGCGTGTTCGGCGTGCGCTCTGTTATGGCTTTGATGCTGATCGAATATTTACGACCATCTACCACGGTCTCGGTGTGCGAGGTCCCGTTGCAGAAAACCCAAGGACGAGCTGGTATGATAGTCAGCTACACTATTACGCCTACTCTCCTTCAAAAGCCGCCGCGTTGCTTGACGCCGCAGGATGGCATTTGGGTTCAGATGGTCTGCGAGAAAGAGACGGCCGTCCTCTAAGCCTGACCTTCGTTACGACGGCCGGAAACCAAACGCGCGAGCAAGCCCAGATATTCTTGCAGAGCTCATGGCAACAAATTGGAATAGGGACAATCATCAAGAACGCGCCCGCTGCCGTACTCTACGCTCCGGCGTCGAGCGGAGGCCTGGTCTATAGCGGCAAGTTTGATGTTGCGCTCAACGGCATCGTCAGTGCGGCTGATCCGAGTCTCTGGGATATCAACAGTTCGGATGCAGTGCCACCGAAGGGGCAGAATCTCTCGTGGTTCGCAGACCCCGAGCTCACGTCCCTCGAAAATCGCGCGGCTTCAACTTATGATGTCGCGTCGCGAAAACGACTGTACGATCACATCCAAGAAATCGAACTGTCGGATCTTCCGTACTACGTGCTGAGATGGAATGAGATCATTTCAATGCACGCTCCTCGTCTGCACGGCGTCCACCCGAGTATGACGGAATCCACGTTCTGGAATGTCGCATCATGGTCTTGGAACTAG
- a CDS encoding BON domain-containing protein: MPIILAFSEEATMKSDTQLHADVAEEIVTDPSLDAKRIAVAVHDGAVTLTGTVPSYWQKIEAESAVKRVTGVRAIANELKVELAALHRRDDTDIAESATKALSWHSDLPEGIKVVVNSGWLTLSGSVDWQFQRDEAERAVKYLSGVIGVTNNITIKATPKVADVRDRIRRELERTVEQEASHIQIQAQNGSVVLRGSVHSWTDLDAARRAAWSVPGVTDVESHLVVA, translated from the coding sequence ATGCCTATCATACTCGCATTCAGTGAAGAGGCGACCATGAAGTCAGACACACAGCTACATGCCGATGTGGCAGAAGAGATCGTTACCGATCCAAGCCTCGATGCCAAACGCATCGCCGTTGCCGTTCACGATGGTGCGGTTACGCTGACCGGAACCGTTCCAAGCTACTGGCAGAAGATCGAGGCCGAAAGCGCGGTCAAGCGCGTCACCGGCGTAAGGGCGATCGCGAACGAACTGAAGGTAGAACTAGCCGCATTACACCGGCGCGACGACACCGATATCGCCGAGTCGGCAACGAAGGCTTTATCCTGGCACAGTGATTTGCCCGAGGGCATCAAGGTCGTTGTTAATAGCGGTTGGCTTACGCTCTCCGGTTCCGTCGATTGGCAGTTTCAAAGGGATGAAGCCGAGCGCGCTGTTAAGTACCTCAGCGGCGTTATCGGGGTAACGAACAACATCACGATCAAGGCAACGCCGAAAGTGGCCGACGTGCGCGACCGAATTCGTCGCGAACTCGAACGCACCGTCGAACAAGAAGCCAGCCACATCCAGATCCAAGCCCAGAACGGTAGCGTGGTCTTGCGCGGCAGCGTCCACTCCTGGACGGATCTCGACGCGGCGAGAAGAGCGGCCTGGTCCGTTCCCGGCGTTACCGATGTCGAAAGTCATTTGGTCGTAGCCTAA
- a CDS encoding PRC-barrel domain-containing protein yields MMKKAGVVATFAMLVLACETIVAAPGAELVGAVTPSAPAAGQIPLGITIIEMRAVVAGWSVKKDVFGKHVQNDRKEDLGKIEDIIITPEDQAAFAIVGVGGFLGIAERRVAIPMRNFKVVGDHFLLKGATKDVLRGMPPFIYTH; encoded by the coding sequence ATGATGAAAAAAGCTGGAGTAGTCGCGACGTTCGCGATGCTCGTTCTTGCTTGCGAAACCATTGTCGCGGCACCGGGAGCCGAACTCGTGGGAGCGGTTACCCCATCCGCGCCGGCCGCCGGTCAAATTCCGCTCGGAATAACGATCATCGAGATGCGCGCGGTCGTCGCGGGTTGGAGCGTCAAGAAGGATGTGTTCGGGAAACACGTTCAAAACGATCGCAAAGAAGATCTCGGCAAGATCGAAGATATCATCATCACACCGGAAGACCAAGCGGCATTTGCGATTGTCGGCGTTGGAGGATTTCTCGGGATTGCTGAGCGCCGCGTTGCGATTCCGATGCGGAACTTCAAGGTCGTGGGCGATCATTTTTTGTTGAAGGGTGCAACCAAAGATGTGTTGCGCGGAATGCCGCCCTTCATCTATACCCACTAA
- a CDS encoding helix-turn-helix transcriptional regulator: MHEQHGELRELLRNWRARLHPADVSLPSRGPRRVPGLRSTEVAELAEVSTGWYEQFESGNSRRSFSPAFIQRVASALRLTDQEQATLFRLALPDVSYAARILEANIRDGVMHYVSQARDFARRLAAANSFEEASGAVVEATQALIAPTCVTIASVQNSFAPPRTFAIGPRASFVGPALAQCMLDMNDSVRSGAVVLCEDSPNPHSAMRDAAHPVRVKTLDGRQTAGMHDVPAAAYQSYNCRLLQRSELVTGLFEKGTCRGVMSCSWTEPRAHLPIEVALIETLVAMVALLAAPAGISGYR, encoded by the coding sequence ATGCACGAGCAACACGGGGAGCTGCGGGAACTTCTTCGAAATTGGCGCGCGCGGCTGCACCCGGCTGACGTAAGCTTGCCGTCGCGCGGCCCGCGCCGGGTCCCGGGCCTGCGATCGACGGAAGTTGCCGAGCTGGCGGAAGTCTCAACCGGTTGGTACGAGCAGTTCGAGAGCGGCAACTCGCGACGCAGTTTTTCTCCGGCCTTCATCCAACGGGTCGCATCCGCATTGCGACTCACCGATCAGGAGCAAGCGACGCTGTTTCGGCTGGCATTGCCGGACGTTAGCTACGCAGCTCGGATCTTGGAAGCAAACATCCGCGACGGGGTAATGCATTACGTGTCGCAGGCGCGCGATTTCGCGCGGCGCTTGGCGGCCGCCAACTCGTTCGAAGAAGCCAGCGGAGCGGTCGTCGAGGCGACGCAGGCGCTCATCGCGCCGACCTGCGTGACCATCGCCAGCGTACAAAACAGCTTCGCCCCGCCCCGCACCTTCGCCATCGGGCCGCGCGCGAGCTTCGTGGGACCCGCACTAGCGCAATGCATGCTCGATATGAACGATTCCGTTCGCAGCGGTGCCGTCGTCCTTTGCGAAGATTCGCCGAATCCACATTCGGCGATGCGGGACGCAGCTCATCCGGTTCGCGTGAAGACGTTGGACGGACGCCAAACGGCTGGCATGCACGATGTGCCCGCCGCCGCCTACCAGTCCTACAATTGCCGTCTGCTCCAGCGCAGCGAGTTAGTGACCGGGTTGTTCGAGAAAGGCACGTGCCGCGGAGTGATGAGTTGCTCGTGGACCGAACCGCGGGCGCATCTGCCGATCGAGGTCGCCCTGATCGAGACGCTCGTCGCGATGGTCGCTCTCCTCGCCGCACCTGCAGGCATTAGTGGGTATAGATGA
- a CDS encoding helix-turn-helix domain-containing protein has translation MGLVARPPRNEELGKFLLSRRVRLSAESSGLPVLRSRRRTPGLRREDVSSIAGISTAYYAWIEQGRPFDISADVLYAIAGALQLSDVETSYIFLLGGKAEVRPKSPQAPPWSDDIMQVVTGFESGPALALTSWLDVLGVNAIAKELFEFEPGTNLAWWLFCAKGVRVKPCNCNDVSVALVALLRRNRARESDPRQFSELIERLRAESHDFALLWDGHVVDSSPLVDVEFDRPAEGRIAYRAMLLCDCVASRQFVILMTPIPNR, from the coding sequence ATGGGCCTCGTTGCACGCCCGCCCCGCAACGAAGAACTCGGAAAATTTCTGCTGAGCAGACGGGTGCGGCTGAGCGCGGAGTCGAGCGGTTTGCCGGTGCTGCGCTCGCGCCGGCGAACGCCGGGCCTGCGGCGCGAAGACGTCAGTTCGATCGCGGGAATTTCGACGGCCTACTACGCTTGGATCGAGCAAGGCCGGCCGTTCGACATTTCGGCCGACGTGCTCTATGCCATCGCCGGCGCGCTGCAGCTTAGCGATGTCGAGACGAGCTACATCTTTTTGCTCGGCGGCAAAGCCGAGGTGCGGCCCAAGTCACCGCAGGCACCGCCGTGGAGTGACGACATCATGCAAGTCGTCACCGGTTTCGAAAGCGGCCCGGCATTGGCCCTTACGTCCTGGCTTGACGTGCTCGGCGTCAATGCGATAGCCAAAGAACTTTTTGAGTTTGAGCCCGGAACGAACCTCGCGTGGTGGCTCTTCTGCGCGAAAGGCGTGCGCGTCAAACCCTGCAATTGCAACGACGTCTCGGTGGCGCTGGTCGCGCTCCTGCGCCGCAATCGCGCGCGCGAGTCCGATCCCCGCCAGTTCAGCGAACTCATCGAACGTCTGCGTGCGGAAAGCCACGACTTCGCGCTCTTGTGGGATGGGCACGTCGTCGACTCGTCGCCGCTCGTCGACGTCGAATTCGATCGTCCCGCCGAGGGCCGCATCGCCTACCGGGCCATGTTGCTATGTGATTGCGTCGCCTCGAGGCAGTTCGTTATCTTGATGACGCCCATTCCGAACCGGTAG
- a CDS encoding DUF308 domain-containing protein, with the protein MIAPAIARLARFWWLLGLRGLLGVMFGVAALVWPGVTLAVLILFFGAYMFVDGAFALIAAIRFRHEREHWVMLLLEGLLGIAIGTITFLWPGLTALAWVYTIAAWAIVTGILELTSAFLLRRTLGPEIVLGLGGIVSIVFGIAMAALPLIGLFVWVIMTGAYAIAFGILLLVAAIRMRRVAKSPVAASV; encoded by the coding sequence GTGATCGCGCCCGCGATCGCTCGCCTTGCGCGCTTCTGGTGGCTCTTGGGTTTGCGCGGCTTGCTCGGCGTGATGTTCGGGGTTGCGGCGCTCGTCTGGCCGGGCGTCACGCTGGCCGTGTTGATCCTCTTCTTCGGCGCCTACATGTTTGTCGACGGTGCGTTCGCGCTTATTGCTGCGATCCGTTTCCGGCACGAACGCGAGCATTGGGTGATGCTGCTCCTCGAGGGCCTCCTTGGCATAGCAATCGGAACGATTACGTTCTTGTGGCCGGGGCTCACTGCACTTGCGTGGGTCTACACGATCGCGGCGTGGGCGATCGTGACGGGGATCCTCGAACTTACCAGTGCGTTTCTTCTCCGTCGCACCCTCGGCCCGGAGATTGTCTTAGGGCTAGGCGGTATCGTCTCGATCGTCTTCGGCATCGCGATGGCCGCACTGCCGCTGATCGGACTCTTCGTCTGGGTGATCATGACCGGTGCGTACGCGATCGCCTTTGGTATCTTGTTGCTCGTGGCGGCGATTCGGATGCGTAGGGTCGCCAAATCGCCCGTTGCGGCGTCGGTGTAA
- a CDS encoding TMEM175 family protein — MRRPDLHLPPPALMNVGRFETFSDSVFAIASTLLVVNLRLPDLAGMTAIQSTERLAWLWPQLLGYSTSFAIIGVLWVNHHALFHFLKKVDRVSLIINLGLLMCVAFIPYPTALMAQYGRNRAVVILFGSTMAAAGFIFSALWFYAIRQYFRTEPRIDRRFIRDASLWTLGYPMSYVFATALVLVDPLLSIVTYAIIPIVYLLPGVIDRQLHLEMTRLPYGREAEPAQP, encoded by the coding sequence GTGCGGCGACCAGACCTGCACCTTCCACCGCCGGCGCTGATGAACGTCGGTCGCTTCGAGACCTTTAGCGACAGCGTCTTTGCCATCGCATCGACACTGCTGGTTGTAAACTTGCGACTTCCGGACCTCGCCGGCATGACGGCGATCCAGTCGACGGAACGGCTTGCCTGGTTGTGGCCGCAGCTCCTCGGCTACTCGACGAGCTTCGCAATCATCGGCGTGTTATGGGTCAATCACCACGCGCTCTTCCACTTCCTGAAAAAGGTCGATCGCGTGTCGCTCATCATCAATCTCGGTTTGCTGATGTGCGTCGCATTCATCCCCTATCCGACAGCGCTGATGGCGCAATACGGTCGCAACCGCGCGGTTGTGATCCTCTTCGGCAGCACGATGGCCGCGGCGGGGTTCATCTTCAGCGCCCTGTGGTTCTATGCCATCAGGCAGTACTTCCGCACCGAACCGCGCATCGATCGCCGATTTATCCGCGATGCAAGCCTCTGGACATTGGGTTACCCCATGTCATACGTCTTCGCAACCGCGCTCGTCCTCGTCGATCCACTCCTGAGCATCGTAACGTATGCGATCATCCCCATCGTCTATCTCCTGCCCGGCGTCATCGACCGTCAGTTGCATCTGGAGATGACCCGGCTTCCGTATGGGCGTGAAGCCGAGCCGGCTCAACCCTAG
- a CDS encoding GMC family oxidoreductase, translated as MQKLDVPMRRFTASEEVDYAIVGTGAGGGVLAQRLARAGFRVVAFDAGPLWNTERDWVSDEKGARNLYWNDLRITGGDHPLAFGANNSGKGVGGGTVHWASFTPRFHPSDFHTYTLDGVGADWPLTYADLKPYYELLELELPVAGPARYPWGDPHGYPFAPHPMGGVGDALIRGCTALGIGVSAGGPVAILSASRGERPHCIYRGFCIQGCKVGAKASTLITHVPDAIANGAEIRPNSMVSRVLVGNDRRATGVCYFDADGKEHVQRARAVVVAGYAIETPRLLLNSACDGFENGLANSSDTVGRYLMAQAGNVIAGRFDDPIRMYKAPPAHALTEEFYETDPNRDFARGFAIQTVGPLPIAFAKQLANAKGAWGWSLRREMMDYNHWAAFGFLGEILPHAENRVQLADERDRFGIPVATTTFALHDNDTKLIEFGTSKTMEIMWAAGAREVVQEARYAHLVGAARMGKDPDTSVVDGFGRTHDVGNLFVCDGSILPTQGSANPGLTIMALAARIADHLIRAGDDVFGKGRIPMEATPIRYDLSPPDTWGHGMTLPGT; from the coding sequence ATGCAGAAACTCGACGTGCCGATGCGACGCTTTACGGCGAGCGAGGAGGTCGACTATGCGATCGTCGGCACGGGCGCCGGTGGAGGCGTGCTCGCTCAGCGACTCGCGCGCGCCGGATTTCGTGTGGTGGCATTCGATGCTGGACCACTATGGAATACCGAACGCGATTGGGTGAGCGATGAAAAAGGCGCGCGTAACCTGTATTGGAACGACCTGCGCATAACGGGCGGCGATCATCCGCTTGCATTCGGCGCGAACAACAGCGGGAAAGGCGTCGGTGGCGGCACCGTGCACTGGGCGTCGTTCACGCCGCGTTTTCATCCATCCGATTTTCATACGTATACGCTCGACGGCGTTGGCGCAGATTGGCCGCTGACGTACGCAGATCTCAAGCCATACTACGAACTGCTGGAATTGGAACTGCCTGTTGCGGGGCCGGCGCGCTACCCATGGGGCGATCCGCACGGCTATCCGTTCGCGCCCCACCCGATGGGCGGTGTGGGAGACGCGTTGATTCGCGGTTGCACGGCGCTCGGCATCGGCGTCTCGGCCGGCGGACCCGTAGCCATACTCAGCGCGTCCCGCGGCGAGCGACCCCACTGCATCTATCGCGGCTTCTGCATTCAAGGATGCAAAGTCGGAGCGAAGGCGAGCACCTTGATCACCCACGTGCCGGACGCGATCGCGAACGGGGCCGAAATCCGGCCCAACAGTATGGTCTCCCGTGTGCTCGTTGGGAACGATCGGCGCGCGACCGGGGTGTGCTACTTCGATGCCGACGGAAAGGAACACGTCCAACGAGCGCGCGCCGTCGTCGTTGCGGGTTATGCGATCGAAACACCGCGTTTGTTGCTCAATTCAGCGTGTGACGGTTTCGAAAACGGCCTGGCAAATTCTAGCGACACCGTCGGTCGTTACCTCATGGCGCAGGCGGGTAACGTGATCGCCGGTCGCTTTGATGATCCGATTCGCATGTACAAAGCGCCGCCCGCGCATGCGCTTACCGAAGAATTCTACGAGACCGATCCCAATCGCGACTTCGCGCGTGGTTTTGCGATCCAAACCGTGGGACCGCTGCCGATCGCGTTCGCGAAGCAACTCGCCAATGCAAAGGGAGCGTGGGGTTGGAGCCTGCGCCGCGAGATGATGGATTACAACCATTGGGCGGCGTTCGGATTTCTGGGCGAAATCCTACCGCATGCGGAGAACCGAGTGCAACTCGCTGACGAGCGCGACCGCTTTGGCATTCCCGTCGCAACAACAACGTTCGCTCTGCACGACAACGACACGAAGTTGATCGAATTCGGAACAAGTAAAACGATGGAGATCATGTGGGCAGCCGGCGCTCGCGAAGTCGTACAGGAAGCGCGCTACGCGCACCTCGTCGGCGCTGCGCGCATGGGAAAAGACCCCGACACTTCGGTCGTCGATGGCTTTGGTCGCACGCACGACGTCGGCAACCTATTCGTATGCGACGGCAGCATTTTGCCCACACAAGGATCGGCAAATCCGGGCCTGACGATTATGGCGCTCGCCGCGCGCATTGCCGACCATTTGATCCGCGCCGGCGATGACGTGTTCGGGAAAGGGCGCATTCCGATGGAAGCGACGCCGATCCGCTACGATCTCTCGCCGCCGGACACATGGGGCCACGGCATGACGCTGCCCGGCACATAG
- a CDS encoding gluconate 2-dehydrogenase subunit 3 family protein, which produces MSERNPPDPRPVDPRTGEPLPQREQPGYYPNFSTLAQQNYWDAKTRSVILDRVQNVPPSRFFDVAHTQLLEAICARVIPQDDRDPAHRIPIVPHIDRRLAANEGDGYRYDDMPPDPEAYLLGLGAIDESAQTAFKRAFVATTLLQQDELLRSLLDGKPLVDHVAWQRMPPKRFWMLLLSDCAEAYYSHPYAWDEIGFGGPAYPRAYMRLENGEPEAWEVDEVRYPWAAPPWSASAECGSH; this is translated from the coding sequence ATGAGCGAACGCAATCCCCCCGATCCGCGGCCGGTCGATCCACGCACCGGCGAGCCACTACCTCAGCGTGAACAGCCGGGATATTATCCGAACTTCAGCACGCTCGCCCAACAGAACTATTGGGATGCAAAAACGCGCTCCGTCATTCTCGATCGCGTGCAGAACGTACCGCCCTCTCGCTTCTTCGATGTGGCGCACACACAGTTACTTGAAGCGATCTGCGCACGGGTTATTCCGCAAGATGACCGCGACCCGGCGCATCGCATTCCGATCGTACCGCACATCGATCGGCGGCTGGCGGCGAACGAAGGTGACGGTTATCGGTACGACGACATGCCGCCCGATCCAGAAGCCTACCTTCTCGGCCTAGGCGCTATCGATGAATCCGCGCAAACCGCATTCAAGCGCGCCTTCGTCGCAACAACGCTATTGCAACAAGACGAACTGTTGCGGTCGCTGCTCGACGGGAAACCTCTTGTCGATCATGTCGCGTGGCAGCGGATGCCGCCTAAGCGGTTTTGGATGCTGTTGCTTTCGGATTGCGCCGAAGCGTATTACTCCCACCCATATGCATGGGACGAGATCGGATTCGGCGGTCCTGCATATCCGCGCGCATACATGCGGCTGGAGAACGGCGAGCCCGAGGCTTGGGAAGTGGACGAGGTGCGCTATCCGTGGGCGGCGCCGCCGTGGTCGGCTTCGGCTGAGTGCGGATCACATTAG
- a CDS encoding thiamine pyrophosphate-requiring protein, translating into MTVSDFILQRVHAWGIRRIYGYPGDGINGIMGAFDRLDGAMDFIQVRHEEMAAFMATADAKYTGDVACCLATSGPGAIHLLNGLYDAKMDHHPVVAIVGQAATTAIGGNYQQEVDLLNLFKDVASEYVYQISSPMAARHIVDRAFRIAHATRSVTCIIVPKDIQEMDAVEHPPHAANMLQSGIGYRVPVVVPAEVDLRAAADILNAGERVAMLIGAGTLGAADEVMAAADRLQAGVAKALLGKAALPDDLPYVTGTLGLLGTEASSDLMTSCDTLFMIGTTYPYAQFLPKEGQARGVQIDLDGKNLSMRFANEVNLIGDSAATLRALLPLLVQKTDPAWRRRIAGKREHWQRVTEARAEDTADPLNPQKVFTELSKRLPDNCILSGDAGTATNWSARDLQMRRGMKYSLSGSLATMGPAVPYAIAAKFCFPDRVAIGMTGDGAMQMNGNAELLTIAKYWERWTDPRLIILVLNNRDLNQVTWEMRIESGDPKFDASQQLPDFPYARYAESIGLKGIRVDRPEEVGAAWEAALSADRPVVYEAYTDPNVAMIPPHISFEQAKNLTKALIKGDPDEMRVIAESVKSVVSGIFAHGDKR; encoded by the coding sequence ATGACCGTCAGTGATTTCATTCTCCAACGCGTGCATGCTTGGGGGATTCGCCGTATCTACGGTTATCCGGGTGACGGCATAAACGGAATCATGGGCGCCTTCGACCGGCTCGACGGTGCGATGGATTTTATCCAAGTTCGGCACGAAGAGATGGCCGCGTTCATGGCCACAGCGGATGCAAAGTATACGGGCGACGTCGCTTGTTGTCTCGCCACGTCGGGCCCTGGCGCAATCCACTTGTTGAACGGTCTGTATGACGCGAAGATGGATCATCACCCGGTCGTAGCGATCGTCGGTCAAGCGGCGACGACGGCAATCGGGGGTAACTACCAGCAAGAAGTTGACTTGCTCAATCTCTTTAAAGATGTGGCGTCGGAATACGTCTACCAGATTTCAAGTCCGATGGCGGCACGTCACATCGTGGATCGCGCTTTCCGGATCGCCCACGCCACGCGGAGCGTCACGTGCATCATCGTGCCGAAAGACATTCAAGAGATGGATGCGGTGGAACATCCGCCGCACGCCGCGAATATGCTGCAGTCGGGAATTGGTTACCGTGTACCGGTGGTCGTTCCGGCCGAAGTAGATTTGCGCGCCGCCGCCGACATTCTCAACGCGGGCGAACGAGTGGCGATGCTTATCGGTGCAGGTACGCTCGGCGCGGCAGATGAGGTCATGGCCGCTGCCGACCGTTTGCAAGCGGGCGTCGCGAAGGCATTGCTCGGAAAAGCGGCCCTCCCCGACGATTTACCGTATGTGACCGGAACGCTCGGTCTGCTCGGCACCGAAGCGAGTTCGGACTTGATGACGTCCTGCGACACGCTCTTCATGATCGGGACGACCTATCCGTACGCGCAGTTTCTTCCAAAAGAAGGTCAAGCGCGTGGAGTTCAGATCGATCTCGACGGCAAGAATCTGTCGATGCGTTTTGCCAACGAGGTAAACCTCATTGGTGACAGTGCAGCGACGCTGCGGGCACTGCTGCCATTACTCGTGCAAAAAACCGATCCGGCATGGCGGCGGCGCATCGCCGGCAAGCGCGAGCATTGGCAACGTGTCACCGAGGCGCGCGCCGAGGATACGGCCGACCCGCTGAATCCACAAAAGGTCTTCACCGAACTCTCCAAACGCCTCCCCGACAACTGCATTCTTAGCGGCGACGCAGGCACCGCGACGAATTGGTCGGCTCGCGATTTGCAGATGCGTCGCGGAATGAAGTATTCGCTCTCGGGTAGTCTCGCAACAATGGGACCGGCTGTCCCGTACGCTATCGCGGCGAAGTTCTGCTTTCCCGATCGTGTCGCGATCGGCATGACGGGCGACGGCGCGATGCAGATGAACGGCAACGCCGAACTGCTTACAATCGCGAAGTACTGGGAGCGATGGACGGATCCGCGGCTCATCATTCTCGTATTGAACAATCGCGACCTCAATCAAGTGACGTGGGAAATGCGTATCGAGTCGGGCGATCCGAAGTTCGATGCATCCCAGCAGCTGCCGGATTTTCCGTACGCTAGGTACGCCGAGTCGATCGGCCTGAAGGGAATCCGCGTGGATCGCCCCGAGGAAGTTGGTGCTGCGTGGGAGGCCGCGTTGTCGGCAGACCGGCCCGTCGTATACGAAGCCTACACCGATCCGAACGTCGCCATGATTCCGCCCCATATCTCGTTCGAGCAAGCGAAAAACTTGACGAAAGCCCTGATCAAGGGTGACCCGGACGAAATGCGAGTGATCGCGGAATCGGTGAAGAGCGTAGTTTCCGGTATCTTCGCGCATGGAGACAAGCGGTGA